A genome region from Alphaproteobacteria bacterium includes the following:
- a CDS encoding type IVB secretion system apparatus protein IcmL/DotI: MTENENQDQETQEAEVANAPPEVTSPLASFVKGLGGGKKNAPATNTPAPPSLAKGGAVAKTSVKPAANAAAGGNGKPMPISGPLVTIVTRNEFYRDGFRNLIKIALLEGVVIIGLILTLIVYMNNAVPSDRYFATTADGRIMQLQPLDQPNLDTPALLSWVATAVAETMSFSYLNYQKELQNASKSFTKTGWETFTSALQKSHILDSVQSLQQIVTTTPRSAPVLTQQGVLNGRYRWILKMPIAVKYQGVKETRTDNLDLQLVIERVPSLENPSGVGIAQWIAAQRN; this comes from the coding sequence ATGACCGAGAACGAAAACCAGGATCAGGAAACGCAGGAAGCGGAAGTCGCCAATGCACCGCCCGAGGTCACGAGCCCGCTTGCCAGCTTTGTAAAAGGCCTTGGCGGCGGCAAGAAAAACGCGCCTGCCACGAACACGCCCGCACCGCCGTCGCTTGCCAAAGGCGGCGCGGTTGCAAAAACCTCGGTAAAACCCGCCGCCAATGCGGCCGCCGGCGGCAATGGCAAGCCGATGCCGATTTCCGGCCCGCTGGTGACGATCGTCACGCGCAACGAATTCTACCGCGACGGCTTCCGCAACCTGATCAAAATCGCGCTGCTGGAAGGTGTCGTGATCATCGGCCTGATCCTGACGCTGATCGTTTACATGAACAACGCCGTGCCGTCCGACCGCTATTTCGCAACGACCGCCGACGGCCGCATCATGCAGCTGCAGCCGCTTGACCAGCCGAACCTCGATACGCCGGCGCTGTTGTCGTGGGTTGCGACCGCGGTCGCCGAAACAATGTCGTTCAGCTATCTCAACTATCAAAAAGAACTGCAGAACGCGTCGAAAAGCTTCACCAAGACGGGTTGGGAAACCTTTACCAGCGCGCTCCAGAAATCGCACATCCTCGATTCGGTGCAAAGTTTGCAGCAGATCGTGACGACCACGCCCAGATCCGCGCCCGTGCTGACGCAGCAGGGCGTGCTGAACGGCCGTTACCGCTGGATCCTGAAAATGCCGATCGCCGTGAAATACCAGGGCGTGAAGGAAACCCGCACCGACAACCTCGACCTGCAGCTGGTGATCGAACGCGTGCCGTCGCTTGAAAACCCGTCGGGCGTCGGCATCGCGCAGTGGATCGCGGCGCAGCGCAACTAA
- a CDS encoding DotI/IcmL/TraM family protein, whose translation MADATAQQPDQAMKSYVLEDMASYRDGFKNLMIMVKLLGLLMVAGTGFVYYYISNFIPQDSYYAVSPGGTQRRLVGLSLPNVNRDAIVRWAAAAATEVMTFGFHDIDERMTRARRLFSDEGWRSFSEGLLRARMLKAMLANQHIMTAIPTATPSILAEGIFNGDYSWIIEVPTILTVRAGSETRIIRTRLRLVIIRLPTQSNPMGIGIKTFLAL comes from the coding sequence GTGGCCGACGCAACCGCCCAGCAACCCGATCAGGCAATGAAATCCTACGTGCTCGAGGATATGGCGAGCTATCGCGACGGTTTCAAGAACCTGATGATCATGGTCAAGCTGCTGGGGCTGCTGATGGTGGCGGGCACGGGCTTCGTCTATTATTATATCTCCAACTTCATCCCGCAGGACAGTTACTACGCGGTCAGCCCCGGCGGCACGCAGCGCCGCCTGGTCGGCCTGTCGCTGCCCAACGTGAACCGCGACGCAATCGTGCGCTGGGCCGCGGCCGCCGCCACCGAAGTCATGACCTTCGGCTTCCATGATATCGACGAACGCATGACGCGCGCCCGCCGCCTGTTTTCCGACGAAGGCTGGCGCAGCTTCTCCGAAGGTCTTTTGCGCGCCCGCATGCTGAAGGCGATGCTGGCGAATCAGCACATCATGACCGCCATCCCGACCGCCACGCCCAGCATTCTGGCGGAAGGCATCTTTAACGGCGACTACAGCTGGATCATCGAAGTGCCGACGATCCTGACCGTGCGCGCGGGTTCCGAAACGCGCATCATCCGCACGCGCCTGCGTCTGGTCATCATCCGCCTGCCGACCCAGTCGAACCCGATGGGTATCGGCATCAAGACTTTCCTCGCGCTCTAA
- a CDS encoding type IV secretion protein DotH has protein sequence MLFCTVVLAIIGLHTPAFAQDKGLDEFEAFRNKLQSNKGPAAGAGATAKGSGVVSPDDEEEDAPLDPIAGSVKNPGLGLPVKAGAAAAPVGGGGYGATPQTPEELQAMMEQEQEDARKKVEEQTFNQALKQLLPLQPSQIRKTLETFRMSREAAETPITVPEPKSEVQTASLDPSGAPIVIKVAAGNVTSITILDATGAPWPIQDMVTAGPFSIMAPEEGGNVFRITPANAHGVGNISMRLVDMITPITFRIQAGMDWVHYRLDVRIPKPGPLAKTPIIEYGGLKAVAGKDEQMVGVLDGTPPTDAEKLTVEGVDPRTTAWEVAGRTYLRTPLTLLSPGWDASVTSADGMNVYALGRAPVVLLSDEGRMVKARIIPSEDLTDEVTQ, from the coding sequence TTGCTATTTTGCACCGTGGTGCTTGCGATCATCGGCTTGCACACACCGGCGTTCGCGCAGGACAAGGGGCTTGATGAATTCGAAGCCTTCCGCAACAAGCTGCAGTCCAACAAGGGGCCTGCAGCGGGCGCGGGCGCAACCGCAAAGGGCTCGGGCGTCGTTTCTCCCGACGACGAAGAAGAAGACGCGCCGCTCGATCCGATCGCGGGCTCCGTCAAAAATCCCGGCCTCGGCCTGCCCGTGAAGGCGGGCGCAGCCGCAGCACCCGTTGGCGGCGGCGGATACGGCGCAACGCCCCAGACGCCCGAAGAACTTCAGGCGATGATGGAACAGGAACAGGAAGACGCGCGCAAGAAGGTCGAAGAGCAGACCTTCAACCAGGCGCTGAAACAACTGCTGCCGCTGCAGCCCAGCCAGATCCGCAAAACGCTGGAGACGTTCCGCATGAGCCGCGAAGCGGCCGAAACGCCGATTACCGTGCCGGAACCGAAAAGCGAAGTGCAGACCGCGTCGCTCGATCCCTCCGGCGCGCCCATCGTCATCAAGGTGGCGGCCGGCAACGTGACCTCCATCACCATCCTCGACGCGACCGGCGCGCCCTGGCCCATTCAGGACATGGTGACCGCAGGCCCGTTCTCGATCATGGCGCCTGAAGAAGGCGGCAACGTGTTCCGCATCACGCCCGCCAACGCGCATGGCGTCGGCAACATCTCGATGCGCCTTGTCGACATGATCACGCCGATCACCTTCCGCATTCAGGCCGGCATGGACTGGGTGCATTACCGTCTTGATGTGCGCATCCCGAAACCGGGCCCGCTTGCGAAAACCCCGATCATCGAATACGGCGGGCTGAAGGCCGTCGCCGGCAAGGACGAACAGATGGTCGGCGTGCTGGACGGCACACCGCCCACGGATGCCGAAAAACTGACCGTCGAAGGCGTCGATCCGCGCACCACCGCATGGGAAGTCGCCGGCCGCACCTATCTGCGCACGCCGCTCACGCTGCTGTCGCCGGGCTGGGATGCTTCCGTCACCTCCGCCGACGGCATGAACGTCTATGCGCTCGGCCGCGCGCCGGTCGTGCTGCTCTCCGACGAGGGCCGCATGGTCAAGGCACGCATCATTCCTTCCGAAGATCTTACCGATGAGGTCACCCAATGA
- a CDS encoding DotG/IcmE/VirB10 family protein — MTNNENDVDIDTQEDFDKEPPKSASLKDTWDNNPLLKIGALVVGIVLIAFIYVKFIAGEDEKVNISNVTGTDGTLKNKAGGVVDDEVYRKAIEADNAAKKLEAEKRGGSAMPISIGGTQSEQLSVPPPTPAAQADPLAEWRQKAEARRLSLENETAPPESEETEVAPVPMVTPIRPQATMKLDPQAAKQLTEQMRSIISTQAPKNSTRVRITKRDSLWVQKLRADKAAEQKRKQQELKDEAAFGKTTVNSDGTVTVSADDKPAKEKLIVPAGNIAYAQLLNDLNSDVDGPALAQVMSGPFEGGRAIGDFEKQDEYLTLTFKRIVKDGVSYSINGIALDEDTTLAAHQTDVNHHYFQRIVLPAAAAFLTGYTASVAETGQSTTTTPGGGVATNIPEPDAKESIMEGATQASTVIANILNKGQSRPITVYVKRGTTMGILFMDSVKTSNAEK; from the coding sequence ATGACGAATAACGAGAACGATGTCGATATCGACACTCAGGAAGACTTCGACAAGGAACCGCCAAAAAGCGCCTCGCTGAAGGACACGTGGGATAACAACCCGCTCCTGAAAATCGGCGCGCTGGTGGTCGGCATCGTCCTGATCGCCTTCATCTACGTCAAATTCATCGCGGGCGAAGACGAAAAAGTAAACATCTCCAACGTGACCGGCACCGACGGCACGCTGAAAAACAAAGCGGGCGGCGTTGTCGATGACGAGGTCTATCGCAAGGCGATCGAGGCGGATAACGCCGCGAAGAAATTAGAAGCAGAAAAGCGCGGCGGATCCGCGATGCCCATTTCGATCGGTGGCACGCAGTCCGAACAGCTCAGCGTTCCGCCCCCCACGCCGGCCGCCCAAGCGGATCCCCTTGCCGAATGGCGCCAGAAGGCCGAAGCGCGCCGCCTGTCGCTGGAAAACGAAACCGCGCCGCCTGAATCGGAAGAAACCGAAGTCGCGCCCGTGCCGATGGTGACCCCCATCCGCCCGCAGGCGACGATGAAGCTCGACCCCCAGGCTGCCAAGCAGCTGACCGAACAGATGCGCTCCATCATCTCCACGCAGGCGCCGAAAAACTCGACCCGCGTGCGCATCACGAAACGCGACAGCCTCTGGGTGCAGAAACTGCGCGCAGACAAGGCGGCGGAACAAAAACGCAAGCAGCAGGAGCTGAAGGACGAAGCGGCATTCGGCAAGACCACGGTGAATTCCGATGGCACCGTTACCGTTTCCGCCGATGACAAGCCCGCCAAGGAAAAGCTGATCGTGCCGGCCGGTAACATCGCCTATGCGCAGCTGCTGAACGACCTGAACTCGGATGTCGATGGCCCCGCGCTGGCGCAGGTCATGTCGGGCCCGTTCGAAGGCGGCCGCGCGATCGGCGACTTCGAAAAGCAGGACGAATACCTGACCCTGACCTTCAAGCGTATCGTCAAGGACGGCGTGTCGTATTCTATCAACGGCATCGCACTTGACGAAGACACAACGCTCGCCGCGCATCAGACGGATGTGAACCACCACTACTTCCAGCGCATCGTGCTGCCCGCCGCTGCGGCGTTCCTGACCGGTTACACCGCGTCGGTCGCCGAAACCGGCCAAAGCACCACGACCACGCCCGGCGGCGGTGTCGCAACCAACATCCCCGAGCCCGACGCGAAGGAATCGATCATGGAGGGCGCGACGCAGGCATCGACCGTCATCGCGAACATCCTGAACAAAGGCCAGAGCCGCCCGATCACCGTCTATGTGAAGCGCGGCACGACGATGGGCATCCTGTTCATGGACTCGGTCAAGACCAGCAACGCCGAGAAATAA
- a CDS encoding type IV secretion protein DotN: protein MAYLRITPGISGLSDAGRVLSGDVHKPSEETRAKALARDDNTCRYCGFQSRKYQEVNYIGKSDKPNGVDDYATCCTFCYQCFHVERVDRMQSGAVIWLPEIGQAALHHMCRAIYVARISQGPMADAARDAMEALLSRKEEAKNRLGTDSPKILATVLQDFLETSEYKGRGAKLKGFRLLPLDRRIIKEGDLEFNQFPQILAYWRSKDGPFGELPPRRWVKTFYDLKAKTA, encoded by the coding sequence ATGGCTTATCTAAGAATTACGCCCGGCATCAGTGGACTTTCTGATGCCGGGCGCGTTCTTTCGGGGGATGTACATAAACCTTCGGAAGAGACGCGCGCCAAGGCGCTTGCCCGCGACGACAACACCTGTCGTTATTGCGGCTTCCAGTCGCGCAAATACCAGGAAGTGAATTACATCGGCAAATCGGACAAACCGAACGGCGTCGATGATTACGCGACCTGCTGCACCTTCTGCTACCAATGTTTCCATGTCGAGCGCGTCGATCGCATGCAATCGGGCGCCGTCATCTGGCTGCCTGAAATCGGTCAGGCCGCTTTGCACCACATGTGCCGCGCGATTTACGTGGCCCGCATTTCACAAGGCCCCATGGCCGACGCCGCCCGCGACGCGATGGAGGCGCTGCTGAGCCGCAAGGAAGAAGCCAAGAACCGCCTTGGCACCGACAGCCCGAAAATCCTTGCGACCGTTTTGCAGGATTTCCTTGAAACATCCGAATACAAGGGCCGCGGCGCCAAGCTGAAAGGCTTCCGCCTGCTGCCGCTCGACCGCCGCATCATCAAGGAAGGCGACCTTGAATTTAACCAGTTCCCGCAGATCCTCGCCTATTGGCGGTCCAAGGACGGCCCCTTCGGCGAACTGCCGCCGCGCCGCTGGGTGAAAACTTTCTATGACCTGAAGGCGAAAACGGCCTGA
- a CDS encoding type IV secretion protein IcmB, protein MGMFDNLLKPFVRLLRQPVESFIRLETSDSEFVFAAEDGSLLTVLKVDGARQIIGDGEYKKILSDCVVKMGTTFDRPGHALQVYFSRNPDRIQEEIRKLLRPNYTAAKNVGLEIEDIFEERARHLCHYLAWEEIYFVLWTRPAVLSKSDMAREAERSRKKKWVKADDAQYPFAAIEGLRTRHQSFVGSTVTSLREMGMQCSEMEVHDALVTIRSNLIQVSGDSSWRAFLPGDPIPARAPEKKSDLSEILWPTLRQQLTMASARVINDHVVEMGKYYWGGVDMVLGPTDPLPFPMFLARMSEAKTPFRMSILIEGGGIQGMAMQAFLSSVFAVTNADNKQVKDALEALALMSRNEPVVKMRLSFCTWAPKGDMELIEDRLSALTQAAESWGYAQVSHISGDPLDQVMSSALAIHCASTAPPAVVPLYEIMKLVPWQRASSPFDRGSILFRTPDGRVWPYQTGTNVTTTWFDLVFAQPGGGKSVLMNTLNLGTCLTAGVSQLPFVAVIDIGPSSAGLVSLLKDALPPHRRNEVTSFRLQMTANFAINPFDTKLGMRYPQVTERSFLNELLTLICTPPGQTEPYDGIAQLAGMVIDEMFRWRDDGSSNAEPRPYLPRIDSVVDEAIRKYDLVLPPSAYWWDVVDMLFEKGATYEATIAQRYAMPTLGDSVAAARRPQIKNLLEETSIGASSEGVIHAFERMITSGVREFPILSSVTKFSLAENRICALDLADVCPAGDAASDRQTAIMYMLARHALVTPWWINEEALSQMKPQYRVYHEKRLREFSETPKRLCYDEFHRTSRTKSVRHQIVRDVREGRKRGIQIILASQMLDDFDDDMVDLATGVWVLGTAISDGAVQATQDRFGLTDTARWIIRHKLTGPKSSGAPALLVLGTVDGKYEQHLINTLGPLELWAFSTTTEDVAIRNRLYTRLGAAQARRLLGANFPGGSARNELKRRVAELSDRGKAEEANVGAVIEKICEEMIALTKVKIEDIQAPPAKALPPK, encoded by the coding sequence ATGGGTATGTTCGACAATCTGCTGAAGCCATTCGTCCGCCTGCTGCGCCAGCCGGTCGAGAGTTTCATCAGGCTTGAAACTTCGGACAGCGAATTCGTTTTCGCGGCCGAAGACGGCTCGCTGCTGACCGTCCTGAAAGTCGATGGCGCGCGCCAGATCATCGGCGACGGCGAATACAAAAAGATCCTGTCGGACTGCGTCGTGAAAATGGGTACGACCTTCGACCGTCCCGGCCATGCGCTGCAGGTTTATTTCAGCCGCAACCCCGACCGCATCCAGGAAGAAATCCGCAAGCTTCTGCGTCCGAACTACACCGCCGCGAAAAACGTCGGCCTCGAGATCGAGGACATTTTCGAGGAACGCGCGCGCCACCTGTGCCATTACCTTGCATGGGAAGAAATCTATTTCGTGCTGTGGACGCGCCCCGCCGTGCTGTCGAAATCCGACATGGCGCGCGAGGCAGAACGCTCGCGCAAGAAAAAATGGGTCAAGGCCGACGACGCCCAGTACCCGTTTGCCGCTATCGAAGGCCTGCGCACGCGCCATCAGAGCTTTGTGGGTTCGACCGTTACGTCGTTGCGTGAAATGGGCATGCAATGCTCCGAGATGGAGGTGCATGACGCGCTGGTCACCATCCGCTCCAACCTCATTCAGGTGTCGGGCGATTCCAGCTGGCGCGCCTTCCTGCCGGGTGATCCGATCCCCGCGCGCGCGCCGGAAAAGAAATCCGATCTCTCCGAAATTCTCTGGCCCACTTTGCGCCAGCAGCTGACCATGGCATCTGCGCGCGTCATCAACGACCACGTCGTCGAAATGGGCAAGTATTACTGGGGCGGCGTCGATATGGTGCTGGGCCCCACCGACCCGCTGCCGTTCCCGATGTTCCTGGCAAGGATGTCGGAAGCGAAAACCCCGTTCCGCATGTCGATCCTGATCGAAGGCGGCGGCATTCAGGGCATGGCGATGCAGGCCTTCCTGTCCTCCGTCTTCGCCGTCACCAACGCCGACAACAAACAGGTGAAGGACGCGCTGGAAGCGCTTGCGCTGATGTCGCGCAACGAACCCGTCGTGAAAATGCGCCTGTCCTTCTGCACCTGGGCGCCCAAGGGCGACATGGAATTGATCGAAGACCGCTTGTCCGCGCTCACGCAGGCCGCCGAATCATGGGGCTATGCGCAGGTGTCGCATATTTCCGGCGATCCGCTCGACCAGGTGATGTCTTCCGCGCTTGCGATCCATTGCGCCTCGACTGCGCCGCCTGCGGTCGTGCCGCTCTACGAAATCATGAAACTGGTGCCGTGGCAGCGCGCGTCGTCGCCGTTTGATCGTGGCTCGATCCTGTTCCGCACGCCCGATGGCCGCGTCTGGCCGTACCAGACGGGTACCAACGTCACCACTACATGGTTCGACCTTGTGTTCGCGCAGCCGGGCGGCGGTAAATCGGTTCTGATGAACACGCTCAACCTCGGCACGTGTCTCACCGCCGGTGTGTCGCAGCTGCCCTTCGTCGCCGTCATCGACATCGGCCCGTCTTCGGCGGGCCTTGTGTCGCTGCTGAAAGACGCGCTGCCCCCGCATCGCCGCAACGAAGTCACGTCGTTCCGCCTGCAGATGACGGCCAACTTCGCGATTAACCCGTTCGATACGAAACTGGGCATGCGTTACCCGCAGGTGACCGAACGTTCGTTCCTGAACGAATTGCTGACGCTGATCTGCACGCCGCCCGGCCAGACCGAACCCTATGACGGTATCGCCCAGCTGGCCGGCATGGTCATCGACGAAATGTTCCGCTGGCGCGACGACGGATCATCCAACGCCGAACCGCGTCCCTATCTGCCGCGTATCGACAGCGTGGTCGATGAAGCGATCCGCAAGTACGACCTTGTCCTGCCGCCGTCGGCATACTGGTGGGACGTGGTCGATATGCTGTTCGAAAAAGGTGCGACGTACGAAGCGACGATTGCGCAGCGTTACGCGATGCCGACGCTCGGCGACTCGGTCGCCGCCGCCCGCCGTCCGCAGATCAAGAACCTGCTGGAAGAAACCTCGATCGGCGCGTCTTCGGAAGGCGTCATTCACGCGTTTGAACGTATGATCACTTCCGGCGTCCGCGAATTCCCGATCCTGTCGTCGGTGACGAAATTCTCGCTCGCCGAAAACCGCATCTGCGCGCTCGACTTGGCCGACGTCTGCCCCGCAGGCGACGCCGCGTCCGACCGCCAGACCGCCATCATGTACATGCTGGCGCGCCACGCGCTGGTCACGCCGTGGTGGATCAACGAAGAAGCGCTCAGCCAGATGAAGCCGCAATACCGCGTCTATCACGAAAAACGCCTGCGCGAATTCTCGGAAACGCCGAAACGCCTGTGCTACGACGAGTTCCACCGCACATCGCGCACCAAATCGGTGCGTCACCAGATCGTCCGCGACGTGCGCGAGGGCCGTAAACGCGGGATTCAGATCATTCTCGCCTCCCAGATGCTGGACGACTTCGACGACGACATGGTCGATTTGGCGACGGGCGTCTGGGTTCTGGGTACGGCGATCTCCGACGGCGCGGTTCAGGCGACGCAGGACCGCTTCGGCCTGACCGATACCGCCCGCTGGATCATCCGCCATAAACTGACCGGCCCGAAATCGTCCGGCGCGCCCGCGCTGCTCGTCCTCGGCACCGTCGATGGTAAATACGAACAGCACCTGATCAATACCCTCGGCCCTCTGGAATTGTGGGCGTTCTCGACCACGACCGAGGACGTTGCGATCCGCAACCGCCTCTACACCCGTCTGGGTGCGGCGCAGGCACGCCGCCTGCTGGGTGCGAACTTCCCCGGCGGATCGGCGCGTAACGAGCTGAAACGCCGCGTGGCCGAGCTTTCCGACCGCGGCAAGGCGGAGGAAGCGAACGTCGGCGCGGTGATCGAAAAGATCTGCGAAGAAATGATCGCGCTCACCAAGGTGAAGATCGAAGACATCCAGGCACCGCCCGCCAAGGCGCTGCCCCCGAAATAA
- a CDS encoding ankyrin repeat domain-containing protein, protein MSVVDIDDEDDDKWLDYVSSLTPLARAELFVKSARDGESWRCEQLMEKGVDANFRDGQALVAAAGKGRMGVLNLLLSKNMTQSAKDSALVEATVGGREEAVNLLLAKGADAKADDSSALWYCAMHGRDKIADTLLKSGADVNAHNRELLCIALSHGFGEVATVFLKHGASPGDYYRSLNAFEWAAETGQMEFAKTLRQWVNSDEHIGPAHFRAQSLDELRRVLPDRGGRTGFHVAAAAGSFDVICDKILNTPDEQMRVEDLTRIAPPAGPSVLAVLGQVGQLSTAFNAALWAGRKEEMLQAYAAVPAAYRGQIDMPATISAIDRLTIKPKPGKFTLKP, encoded by the coding sequence ATGTCTGTCGTCGATATCGATGATGAAGACGACGACAAATGGCTGGATTACGTGTCCAGCCTGACGCCGCTTGCCCGCGCCGAACTGTTCGTGAAATCCGCACGCGACGGCGAGAGCTGGCGCTGCGAGCAGCTGATGGAAAAGGGCGTCGATGCCAATTTCCGCGACGGGCAGGCATTGGTCGCGGCGGCCGGCAAAGGCCGTATGGGCGTGCTGAACCTGCTGCTGTCCAAAAACATGACACAATCCGCCAAGGACAGCGCGCTGGTGGAGGCGACAGTTGGCGGACGGGAAGAAGCCGTGAACCTGCTGCTGGCGAAGGGCGCGGATGCGAAGGCCGACGATTCATCGGCGCTGTGGTATTGCGCCATGCATGGCCGCGACAAAATCGCCGATACGCTGCTGAAATCGGGCGCGGATGTGAACGCGCATAACCGCGAACTGCTGTGCATCGCACTTTCCCACGGTTTTGGCGAGGTGGCGACCGTGTTCCTGAAACACGGCGCAAGCCCCGGTGATTACTATCGCAGCCTGAACGCGTTTGAATGGGCGGCGGAGACGGGGCAGATGGAATTCGCAAAAACGCTGCGCCAGTGGGTGAACAGCGACGAACATATCGGCCCCGCGCATTTCCGCGCGCAAAGCCTTGATGAACTGCGCCGGGTATTGCCCGATCGCGGCGGCCGCACGGGATTTCATGTGGCGGCGGCGGCGGGGTCGTTCGATGTGATCTGCGACAAAATTTTGAATACGCCCGATGAACAGATGCGTGTGGAGGACCTGACACGCATCGCGCCGCCTGCAGGCCCGTCGGTGCTGGCCGTGCTGGGGCAGGTCGGGCAGTTATCGACCGCCTTCAACGCCGCGCTATGGGCAGGGCGCAAGGAAGAAATGCTGCAGGCCTATGCCGCCGTCCCCGCCGCCTATCGCGGCCAGATCGACATGCCGGCCACCATCAGCGCGATCGACCGCCTGACCATCAAGCCGAAGCCGGGGAAATTTACGCTGAAGCCGTGA